A region of Mesorhizobium sp. AR02 DNA encodes the following proteins:
- a CDS encoding ABC transporter permease has translation MPTYRPGPVSLVIAALVALFLLMPLLAVIPVSLTPSRMLAMPSGELSLRHYRALIEDPRWIDSILLSIRIGVVSSAFSTVLALCFSLGVWMFQPRFTAALVGFVLLPMVVPPVVSAITLYFLLTSISGVSSFFGYDTWLGVAMAHSVMTVPFATVLILVSLSQLDRRIDLAARGLGASIWERATRIIMPNIKFGIITAALLSFVLSWEEIGVTLFITSVNAITLPRLMWMGLRDNIDPAIAALSVILIIITVLVLAVRSVVTRQRAGH, from the coding sequence ATGCCGACCTATCGCCCCGGTCCCGTCTCGCTGGTCATCGCCGCCCTCGTGGCGCTGTTCCTGCTGATGCCGCTGCTCGCCGTCATCCCGGTGTCGCTGACGCCAAGCCGCATGCTGGCAATGCCGTCAGGTGAACTGTCGCTGCGCCATTACAGGGCATTGATCGAGGACCCGCGCTGGATCGACTCGATCCTGCTCTCGATCCGCATCGGCGTCGTCAGCAGCGCTTTTTCCACCGTGCTCGCGCTGTGCTTCAGCCTTGGCGTCTGGATGTTCCAACCGCGCTTTACCGCCGCGCTCGTCGGCTTCGTGCTGTTGCCGATGGTGGTGCCGCCGGTGGTCTCGGCGATCACGCTCTACTTCCTGTTGACCTCGATCTCCGGCGTCTCTTCCTTCTTCGGCTACGACACCTGGCTCGGTGTCGCCATGGCGCATTCGGTGATGACTGTGCCTTTCGCCACGGTGCTGATCCTCGTCTCGCTCAGCCAGCTCGATCGGCGCATTGACCTTGCCGCGCGCGGCCTTGGCGCCAGCATATGGGAGCGCGCCACCCGCATCATCATGCCCAACATCAAGTTCGGCATCATTACCGCGGCCTTGCTGTCCTTCGTGCTCTCCTGGGAAGAGATCGGCGTCACGCTGTTCATCACCTCGGTCAACGCCATCACGCTGCCGCGCCTGATGTGGATGGGCCTGCGCGACAACATCGACCCGGCGATCGCCGCCCTTTCGGTGATCCTGATCATCATCACTGTGCTGGTGCTGGCGGTGCGCAGCGTGGTCACCAGGCAGCGCGCCGGACACTAG